In Halorientalis sp. LT38, a genomic segment contains:
- a CDS encoding Nramp family divalent metal transporter, producing MDIVQRFKTIGPGAMVAAAFIGPGTVTTASVTGARLGYALLWTIAFSIVATIVLQEMSARLGLVSGEGLGEALRNRFDNPAIEYLAIFLVVGAIGVGTAAYEAGNILGGAAGLATITGVSSTIWGVVMGLVAGALLFTGKYKLIERALVALVAIMAFSFVASAILIGPDLGAIAGGFVPGIPEGSLYLITGLIGTTIVGYNLFLHASNVQERWSGPGDLPASRTDTILSIAVGGFITITIMITAAAAFPLGTELDDVGQMAQQLEPLAGSYAKIFFSIGLFAAGFTSATTAPLAGAWATTGALGWDSDLKSPRFRAVWGTILAVGVLSVLLGGSPVQIIVFAQVVNGILLPIVAIFLIYAMNQTDLLGEYTNGPVANALGAIVTIIVVWLGLRTLLSVSGVL from the coding sequence ATGGACATTGTTCAGCGATTCAAAACGATCGGACCTGGGGCGATGGTGGCGGCGGCGTTCATCGGCCCGGGGACGGTAACGACAGCGAGTGTCACCGGTGCTCGGCTCGGGTACGCCCTGCTGTGGACGATCGCGTTCTCGATCGTCGCGACCATCGTCCTCCAGGAGATGTCGGCCCGGCTCGGGCTGGTCTCGGGCGAGGGGCTCGGCGAGGCGCTCCGGAACCGGTTCGACAATCCGGCGATCGAGTACCTGGCCATCTTCCTCGTCGTCGGTGCGATCGGCGTCGGGACCGCGGCCTACGAGGCCGGGAACATCCTCGGCGGCGCCGCCGGGCTGGCGACGATCACCGGCGTGAGTTCGACGATCTGGGGCGTCGTGATGGGGCTCGTCGCCGGGGCCCTGCTGTTCACCGGCAAGTACAAACTGATCGAGCGGGCGCTGGTCGCGCTCGTCGCCATCATGGCGTTTTCCTTCGTCGCGTCGGCGATCCTGATCGGTCCCGACCTCGGGGCGATCGCGGGCGGGTTCGTCCCGGGCATCCCCGAGGGATCGCTGTACCTCATCACGGGCCTGATCGGGACGACGATCGTCGGCTACAACCTCTTCCTGCACGCGAGCAACGTCCAGGAGCGGTGGTCCGGGCCGGGTGACCTCCCGGCGTCACGCACCGACACGATTCTCTCTATCGCGGTCGGCGGGTTCATCACGATCACGATCATGATCACCGCGGCGGCCGCGTTCCCGCTCGGGACCGAACTCGACGACGTCGGGCAGATGGCCCAGCAACTCGAACCGCTGGCGGGCTCGTACGCGAAGATCTTCTTCAGCATCGGGCTGTTCGCCGCGGGCTTCACGAGCGCGACGACCGCGCCGCTGGCCGGCGCGTGGGCGACGACGGGCGCGCTGGGCTGGGATTCCGACCTCAAGAGTCCGCGGTTCCGCGCGGTCTGGGGGACGATCCTGGCCGTCGGCGTCCTGTCGGTCCTGCTGGGCGGGAGTCCGGTCCAGATCATCGTCTTCGCGCAGGTCGTCAACGGCATTCTCCTCCCCATCGTCGCCATCTTCCTCATCTACGCGATGAACCAGACCGACCTCCTCGGCGAGTACACGAACGGCCCGGTCGCGAACGCGCTCGGGGCCATCGTGACGATCATCGTGGTCTGGCTGGGCCTTCGAACGCTCCTGAGTGTATCCGGGGTGCTCTAG